The following are encoded in a window of Streptococcus pasteurianus genomic DNA:
- the thiT gene encoding energy-coupled thiamine transporter ThiT: protein MSSKNSQLSALIETALVAALAMALSYIPDFASWFTPSFGAIPLVLFALRRGTKYGILAGLIWGLLHFILGKVWYLALSQVLIEYILAFVSMGLAGIFTVPFQNALVKDNKGRALFYATGGAVLAVFVRYFWHFVAGFIFWGNYAPKGMSPYWYSFTVNGTAGILTLIFVILALTIIIPTQGKLFLVKR, encoded by the coding sequence ATGTCGTCAAAAAATTCTCAACTGTCTGCTTTGATTGAAACAGCTTTGGTAGCTGCTTTAGCCATGGCTTTATCTTATATTCCAGATTTTGCAAGCTGGTTCACACCGTCGTTTGGAGCTATTCCCTTGGTTCTCTTTGCACTACGTCGAGGAACAAAATATGGCATATTAGCTGGACTGATTTGGGGCTTGCTGCATTTTATCCTTGGTAAAGTTTGGTATTTAGCTTTATCACAAGTACTTATTGAATATATCCTTGCCTTTGTTTCCATGGGATTAGCTGGGATTTTTACCGTTCCTTTTCAAAATGCTCTGGTCAAGGACAATAAAGGACGTGCTTTATTTTACGCAACAGGTGGTGCTGTTTTAGCTGTCTTTGTTCGCTATTTCTGGCACTTCGTCGCTGGCTTTATTTTCTGGGGCAATTATGCGCCAAAAGGAATGTCGCCTTACTGGTATTCATTTACCGTTAATGGAACAGCTGGGATTTTAACCTTGATTTTTGTTATTTTAGCGCTAACTATTATCATTCCGACACAAGGAAAACTTTTCTTAGTTAAGAGATAA
- a CDS encoding citrate synthase → MTGGSGLKDLIACNTYISSIIDDNLSYAGYNISELMDNDASFEEVIYLLWNLHLPNRAELGSFVKELRENYAISDAVEQCIMIQSRSHLHPMSVLRSTVSLLGVYNVNAEDSSEEATYEQSIQLMAKMPTIIAIFARLRDGKTPVAPREDLGFAANFLYMLNGEEPTPLQVKALNRALVLHADHELNASTFAARVCASTLADIYSCVTTAIGTLKGPLHGGANERVFDMLTEIREMGDTKAYLKEKLDSQEKIMGFGHRVYKTQDPREKYLREMAQALTEGTENEVWFNLSREIEDYMKHTKGLIPNVDFYSATVYHVLGIDSSIFTLIFAMSRVSGWIAHIQEQQKNNKLIRPRSHYTGELGLKYTPLEER, encoded by the coding sequence ATGACAGGAGGAAGCGGATTAAAAGATTTAATAGCTTGTAATACCTATATTAGTTCAATTATTGATGACAATTTATCCTACGCAGGTTATAATATTTCTGAATTAATGGATAACGATGCTAGTTTTGAAGAAGTGATTTACCTTCTTTGGAATTTGCATTTGCCAAATAGAGCAGAGCTTGGTAGTTTTGTGAAAGAACTTCGTGAAAATTATGCTATCAGCGATGCGGTTGAACAATGCATTATGATTCAGTCGCGCAGCCATTTGCACCCAATGAGCGTGCTTCGTTCAACAGTTAGTTTGCTTGGTGTGTATAATGTCAATGCTGAAGATAGTTCTGAAGAAGCAACATATGAACAATCTATTCAATTAATGGCTAAAATGCCAACTATTATTGCAATTTTTGCGCGTTTACGTGACGGGAAAACACCAGTTGCCCCACGTGAAGATTTAGGATTTGCAGCGAATTTCCTTTATATGTTAAACGGCGAAGAACCAACACCATTGCAAGTGAAAGCTTTAAATCGTGCCTTGGTTTTACACGCTGACCATGAATTAAATGCGTCAACATTCGCAGCGCGTGTTTGTGCGTCAACATTGGCTGATATTTATTCTTGTGTGACAACTGCAATTGGTACGCTTAAAGGACCACTTCACGGTGGTGCTAATGAACGTGTCTTTGACATGTTAACTGAAATTCGTGAAATGGGTGATACCAAAGCGTATTTGAAAGAAAAATTGGATTCGCAAGAAAAAATCATGGGCTTTGGTCACCGTGTTTATAAAACACAAGACCCACGTGAAAAATATTTGCGTGAAATGGCACAAGCTCTTACCGAAGGTACTGAAAACGAAGTGTGGTTCAACTTGTCACGTGAAATTGAAGATTACATGAAACACACTAAAGGGCTTATCCCAAATGTCGATTTCTATTCGGCAACAGTTTACCATGTTCTTGGTATTGATAGCTCGATTTTTACCCTTATTTTTGCAATGAGCCGTGTATCAGGCTGGATTGCTCATATTCAAGAACAACAAAAAAATAACAAATTGATTCGACCACGTTCTCATTATACTGGAGAGCTCGGTTTGAAATACACACCACTTGAAGAACGCTAA
- the icd gene encoding NADP-dependent isocitrate dehydrogenase, translating into MADKIILENGHLTVSNNPIIPFIEGDGVGRDIWKNARAVFDAAIDKAYQGQKKIEWFELLAGKKAHEATGEWLPEATLETIKEDLVAIKGPLETPVGGGIRSLNVALRQELDLYACVRPVRYFKGIESPLKEPEKTSITIFRENTEDIYAGIEWNAGTEEVKKVIDFLQTEMSVSKIRFPETSSIGIKPISQEGSERLIRSAIEYALANNLTKVTLVHKGNIQKFTEGGFRSWGYDLAKREYADELASGKLVINDIIADNFLQQILLNPEKFDVVALTNLNGDYASDALAAQVGGIGISPGANINYLTGHAIFEATHGTAPDIAGKDIANPCSVLLSGCMLFDYIGWTEVASLITAAIEKTFAQGQFTADLAQEKVACSTSGFAAKLIENL; encoded by the coding sequence ATGGCAGATAAAATCATTTTAGAAAATGGTCACTTGACTGTTTCTAACAATCCAATTATTCCTTTTATTGAAGGGGATGGTGTTGGACGTGACATTTGGAAAAATGCGCGTGCTGTCTTTGATGCAGCGATTGATAAAGCTTACCAAGGTCAGAAAAAAATTGAATGGTTTGAGCTTTTAGCTGGTAAAAAAGCGCATGAAGCAACAGGAGAATGGTTACCAGAAGCAACTCTTGAAACGATTAAAGAAGATTTGGTCGCTATCAAAGGTCCACTAGAAACACCAGTTGGTGGTGGAATTCGTTCACTAAATGTTGCCCTTCGTCAAGAATTGGATTTATACGCTTGTGTGCGTCCTGTTCGTTATTTTAAAGGGATTGAAAGCCCACTTAAAGAACCAGAAAAAACAAGCATTACTATTTTCCGTGAAAATACGGAAGATATTTATGCAGGTATCGAGTGGAATGCTGGCACAGAAGAAGTGAAAAAAGTCATTGATTTCTTGCAAACTGAAATGTCTGTCAGCAAGATTCGTTTTCCTGAAACAAGTAGTATCGGAATCAAACCAATCTCACAAGAAGGTAGTGAACGTTTGATTCGCTCTGCGATTGAATACGCTCTTGCTAATAATTTGACTAAAGTCACTCTTGTTCACAAAGGAAATATTCAAAAGTTCACAGAAGGTGGCTTCCGTAGCTGGGGTTATGACCTTGCAAAACGTGAATACGCTGATGAATTAGCCAGCGGAAAATTGGTGATTAATGACATTATTGCTGATAATTTCTTGCAACAAATTTTGCTTAATCCTGAAAAATTTGATGTTGTGGCTTTGACAAACCTCAATGGTGACTATGCTAGTGATGCCCTTGCTGCCCAAGTTGGTGGTATTGGAATCTCACCAGGTGCCAATATCAACTATTTAACAGGTCACGCTATTTTTGAAGCAACACACGGAACTGCACCAGATATTGCTGGTAAAGACATTGCCAATCCATGCTCTGTTCTTTTGTCTGGTTGCATGTTGTTTGATTACATTGGTTGGACAGAAGTAGCTAGTTTAATCACAGCAGCGATTGAAAAAACATTTGCACAAGGTCAATTTACAGCTGATTTGGCGCAAGAAAAAGTAGCTTGCTCAACAAGTGGATTTGCAGCAAAGCTTATTGAAAATTTGTAA
- the nrdH gene encoding glutaredoxin-like protein NrdH: MANKITIFSKNNCMQCKMTKKLLDKEGADYQEINIDERPEMIDYVKDLGFSAAPVIKAGDIIFSGFQPAKLKEII, from the coding sequence ATGGCTAATAAAATCACAATTTTTTCAAAAAATAACTGTATGCAGTGTAAAATGACAAAAAAACTCTTGGATAAAGAGGGAGCTGATTACCAAGAAATCAACATCGACGAACGTCCTGAGATGATTGATTATGTAAAAGACCTTGGCTTCTCTGCTGCGCCAGTCATTAAAGCAGGTGACATTATTTTTTCTGGCTTTCAACCTGCAAAATTAAAAGAAATTATCTAA
- the acnA gene encoding aconitate hydratase AcnA — protein sequence MTEFLSKFSLKDSEYSYFNLEEAVSHYGGDIKKIPYTIRILLESLLRKYDGVDVTKNHIENLATYNPKKTGGEVPFKPSRVILQDFTGVPVVVDLASMRDAIVTNGGDAELINPDIPVDLVIDHSVQVDFFGCDTALEDNINLEFKRNNERYEFLKWAEKSFDNYRAVPPATGIIHQVNIEFLSDVVIEKEGMLYPDSMFGTDSHTTMINGIGVLGWGVGGIEAEAAMLGEASFFPVPEVIGVRLTGKLPKIATATDLALKVTQVLRQEKVVGKFVEYFGDGLSNLSLAERATVANMAPEYGATCGYFPIDDETLNYMRLTNRKEDHIALTKEYVKHNNLFYDPEHQAEYTKVVEIDLSTISPSISGPKRPQDLIDLTQAKQTFQESLVREAGVQGFGLTADEINKKATVHFDDQDIKIQTGHVAIAAITSCTNTSNPYVLMSAGLLAKNAVERGLRVAPTVKTSLAPGSKVVTGYLRNSGLQTYLDTLGFNIVGYGCTTCIGNSGSLRPEVAEAITETDLLVSAVLSGNRNFEGRVNPLVKANFLASPPLVVAYALAGNTNIDLTTEPLGFDQNNAPVYLKDIMPTNDEVAEYVNKYVTRELFEQEYEHVFTDSEKWNQIPTEESKIYRWNESSTYIQNPPYFDKLGDDLAIKPLRNLKPLAKFGDSVTTDHISPAGNIAKNSPAAKYLDNRGVDYVDFNSYGSRRGNHEVMMRGTFANIRIQNQLADGKIGGYTKYNGEIMPIYDAAMHYKEDNVDTLVIAGKDYGMGSSRDWAAKGSNLLGVKAVLAESFERIHRSNLVMMGVLPLQFLEGDTAESLGLTGLETYDINLSENPGIHDIIDVVARDDSGEKHFKAMLRFDADADIRYYKNGGILPMVVRKKLEEA from the coding sequence ATGACAGAATTTTTATCAAAGTTTTCCTTAAAAGATAGTGAGTATTCGTATTTTAATCTTGAAGAAGCGGTTTCACATTATGGAGGAGATATCAAGAAAATCCCTTACACTATTCGTATATTACTTGAAAGTTTACTCAGAAAGTATGACGGTGTAGATGTTACAAAAAATCACATTGAAAATTTAGCAACTTACAATCCTAAAAAAACAGGCGGAGAAGTTCCGTTCAAACCAAGTCGTGTCATCTTACAAGATTTTACAGGCGTTCCTGTTGTTGTTGACCTTGCATCAATGCGTGATGCCATTGTTACCAATGGTGGAGATGCTGAACTTATTAATCCAGACATTCCAGTTGATTTGGTTATTGATCACAGTGTCCAAGTCGATTTCTTTGGCTGTGACACAGCTTTAGAAGATAATATTAACCTTGAATTTAAACGTAACAATGAACGCTATGAATTTTTGAAATGGGCAGAAAAATCGTTTGATAACTACCGTGCGGTGCCACCTGCAACTGGTATCATTCACCAAGTTAACATTGAATTCCTTAGTGATGTTGTCATTGAAAAAGAAGGCATGCTTTATCCAGACTCAATGTTTGGTACTGATAGTCACACAACAATGATTAACGGTATTGGTGTCCTTGGTTGGGGTGTCGGAGGTATCGAAGCAGAAGCAGCAATGCTTGGTGAAGCATCGTTCTTTCCAGTTCCAGAAGTTATCGGTGTTCGTTTGACAGGTAAACTTCCTAAAATTGCCACCGCTACCGATTTAGCTCTTAAAGTGACACAAGTTCTTCGTCAAGAAAAAGTTGTTGGTAAATTCGTTGAATATTTTGGTGATGGTTTATCAAATCTTAGCCTTGCCGAACGTGCCACCGTTGCCAATATGGCACCAGAATACGGTGCAACTTGCGGCTATTTCCCAATTGATGATGAAACGCTCAATTATATGCGTTTAACAAACCGTAAAGAAGACCATATTGCTTTAACAAAAGAATATGTCAAACACAATAATCTTTTTTACGACCCAGAGCATCAAGCGGAATACACTAAAGTCGTTGAAATTGATTTATCAACAATTTCACCAAGTATTTCTGGACCAAAACGTCCACAAGATTTGATTGATTTGACACAAGCCAAACAAACTTTCCAAGAAAGCTTAGTTCGTGAAGCTGGTGTTCAAGGCTTTGGTTTGACAGCTGATGAAATCAATAAAAAAGCAACCGTTCATTTTGATGACCAAGATATTAAGATTCAAACAGGACATGTGGCTATCGCAGCTATCACATCATGTACAAATACCTCAAACCCTTACGTCTTGATGTCAGCTGGTTTGCTTGCGAAAAATGCTGTTGAACGTGGCTTGCGCGTAGCTCCAACAGTTAAAACATCACTTGCTCCAGGGTCTAAGGTGGTTACAGGTTACCTACGTAATTCTGGTTTGCAAACTTACTTAGATACACTTGGCTTTAACATTGTCGGTTATGGTTGTACGACATGTATCGGTAACTCAGGTAGCCTTCGTCCAGAAGTGGCAGAAGCTATTACAGAGACAGACTTGTTAGTATCTGCTGTTTTATCAGGTAATCGTAACTTTGAAGGACGTGTCAATCCGCTTGTCAAAGCAAACTTTCTTGCTAGCCCACCACTTGTTGTGGCATATGCACTTGCTGGAAATACAAATATTGATTTAACAACAGAACCACTTGGTTTTGATCAAAATAATGCACCTGTTTATCTTAAAGACATCATGCCAACCAATGATGAAGTGGCAGAATATGTCAATAAATACGTGACACGTGAATTGTTCGAACAAGAATATGAACATGTCTTTACAGACAGTGAAAAATGGAATCAAATTCCAACAGAAGAAAGTAAGATTTACCGTTGGAATGAATCGTCAACTTATATTCAAAATCCACCATATTTTGACAAGCTAGGTGATGATTTAGCAATTAAGCCATTGAGAAATCTTAAGCCATTAGCCAAATTTGGTGATAGTGTGACAACTGACCACATTTCACCTGCTGGTAATATTGCTAAAAATAGCCCAGCTGCTAAGTATTTAGATAATCGTGGTGTTGATTACGTTGACTTCAACTCATATGGTAGCCGTCGTGGTAATCACGAAGTCATGATGCGTGGAACATTTGCCAATATTCGTATCCAAAACCAATTAGCGGACGGTAAAATTGGCGGTTACACAAAATACAACGGCGAAATCATGCCAATTTATGACGCTGCTATGCATTATAAAGAAGATAATGTCGATACTTTAGTCATTGCAGGTAAAGATTATGGTATGGGATCTAGTCGCGACTGGGCTGCCAAAGGTTCTAACCTTCTTGGGGTTAAAGCTGTTTTGGCTGAAAGTTTTGAACGTATTCACCGCTCAAATCTTGTCATGATGGGTGTACTACCATTGCAATTCTTAGAAGGTGATACAGCAGAAAGCCTTGGTTTAACTGGTCTTGAAACATACGATATTAATCTTTCAGAAAATCCTGGTATTCACGATATTATTGATGTTGTAGCTCGTGATGACTCAGGTGAAAAACACTTTAAAGCCATGCTACGTTTTGATGCCGACGCTGACATTCGTTACTATAAAAACGGCGGTATCTTACCAATGGTTGTTAGAAAGAAATTGGAGGAAGCGTAA
- the nrdE gene encoding class 1b ribonucleoside-diphosphate reductase subunit alpha, with the protein MSLKNLGDVSYFRLNNEINRPVNGQIPLNKDKEALKAFFRENVIPYSMTFDTIIDKINYLIDNDYIESEFINKYTPDFIETVAKDLQAQGFRFKSFMAAYKFYQQYALKTNDGKHYLESIEDRILFNALYFADGNEELARDLATEMIHQRYQPATPSFLNAGRSRRGEFVSCFLISVTDDMNSIGRSINSALQLSRIGGGVGISLSNLREAGAPIKGYEGAASGVVPVMKLFEDSFSYSNQLGQRQGAGAVYLDVFHPDIMAFLSTKKENADEKIRVKTLSLGITVPDKFYELARNNEEMYLFSPYSVEREYGVPYSYVDITAEYDKMVANPNIVKTKIRARDLETEISKLQQESGYPYVVNIDTANRTNPIDGKIIMSNLCSEVLQVQTPSVINDAQEFVKMGTDISCNLGSTNVVNMMTSPDFGRSIKAMTRALTFVSDTSSIEAVPTIKHGNEQAHTFGLGAMGLHTFLAQHHIHYGSPESIEFTNIYFMLMNYWTLVESNHIARERKQTFVGFENSKYADGSYFDKYITGEFVPKSDRVKELFAEHFIPSGEDWAKLRDAVMTDGLYHQNRLAVAPNGSISYINDVSASLHPITQRIEERQEKKIGKIYYPAAGLSTDTIPYYTSAYDMDMRKVIDVYAAATEHVDQGLSLTLFLRSDIPQGLYEWKTQSKQTTRDLSILRHYAFNKGIKSIYYIRTFTDDGDEVGSNQCESCVI; encoded by the coding sequence ATGAGTCTTAAAAATCTCGGCGATGTTTCTTATTTTCGCCTTAATAATGAAATTAACCGTCCTGTGAATGGACAAATTCCCCTGAATAAAGATAAAGAAGCCCTTAAAGCTTTCTTTCGTGAAAATGTCATTCCATATTCAATGACTTTTGACACGATTATCGATAAAATCAACTATTTGATTGATAATGATTATATCGAGTCAGAATTTATCAACAAGTATACGCCAGATTTTATTGAGACTGTGGCTAAGGATTTGCAAGCACAAGGCTTTCGTTTTAAATCTTTCATGGCCGCCTATAAGTTTTATCAGCAATATGCTTTAAAGACAAATGACGGTAAACATTATCTGGAAAGCATTGAAGACCGTATTCTTTTTAATGCCCTTTATTTTGCTGACGGTAATGAAGAATTGGCACGTGATTTGGCAACTGAAATGATTCATCAACGCTATCAGCCTGCTACACCTTCCTTTTTAAATGCTGGTCGTAGTCGCCGTGGTGAATTTGTCTCTTGTTTTCTCATTTCAGTAACTGACGACATGAATTCGATTGGGCGTTCTATTAATTCAGCGCTACAATTGTCCCGTATCGGTGGGGGTGTTGGTATCAGTCTTTCAAATCTGCGTGAGGCTGGTGCTCCTATCAAGGGTTATGAAGGGGCAGCTTCTGGTGTTGTTCCTGTCATGAAGCTCTTTGAAGATAGTTTTTCATATTCTAACCAACTGGGGCAACGTCAAGGGGCTGGTGCTGTTTACCTTGATGTTTTCCACCCAGATATCATGGCGTTTCTATCAACAAAAAAAGAGAATGCTGACGAAAAAATCCGTGTCAAAACTCTCTCACTTGGTATCACTGTGCCTGATAAATTTTACGAATTAGCTCGCAATAACGAAGAGATGTATCTCTTTAGCCCATATAGTGTTGAGCGTGAATACGGCGTACCTTATAGCTATGTTGATATTACGGCTGAATATGACAAAATGGTTGCTAATCCAAATATCGTCAAAACCAAAATTAGAGCACGTGATTTGGAAACTGAAATTTCAAAATTACAACAAGAATCTGGTTACCCTTACGTGGTCAATATTGATACAGCTAATCGTACCAATCCAATTGACGGTAAAATTATCATGTCAAATCTTTGTTCAGAAGTGCTTCAGGTTCAAACCCCTAGCGTGATTAACGACGCTCAAGAATTTGTCAAAATGGGAACTGATATTTCATGTAATTTGGGCTCAACAAATGTGGTTAATATGATGACTTCACCTGATTTTGGACGTTCTATCAAAGCTATGACACGCGCCTTGACCTTTGTTTCGGACACCTCATCTATTGAAGCTGTGCCAACAATCAAGCATGGCAACGAACAAGCGCATACCTTTGGACTTGGTGCTATGGGGCTTCATACTTTCCTAGCTCAACATCACATTCATTATGGTAGCCCAGAATCCATTGAATTTACCAATATTTACTTTATGTTAATGAATTATTGGACTTTGGTGGAATCAAATCATATCGCTCGTGAACGCAAGCAAACATTTGTAGGGTTTGAAAACTCAAAATACGCTGACGGAAGCTATTTTGATAAATACATTACAGGTGAATTTGTCCCAAAATCTGACCGTGTGAAAGAACTCTTTGCAGAACATTTTATTCCTAGTGGTGAAGATTGGGCTAAGCTCCGCGATGCTGTGATGACAGACGGACTTTACCACCAAAATCGTCTAGCAGTTGCTCCAAATGGTTCTATTTCTTACATTAATGATGTTTCTGCGTCACTTCACCCGATTACGCAACGTATTGAGGAACGTCAGGAAAAGAAAATTGGTAAGATTTATTACCCAGCTGCTGGTTTATCTACAGATACTATTCCTTATTACACTTCTGCTTATGATATGGATATGCGAAAAGTCATTGATGTTTATGCTGCGGCGACTGAACACGTTGACCAAGGATTGTCACTAACGCTCTTTCTGCGCAGCGATATTCCGCAAGGCCTCTATGAATGGAAAACGCAAAGCAAACAAACCACTCGTGACCTTTCTATCCTGCGCCATTACGCCTTTAATAAAGGCATTAAATCAATCTACTACATCCGTACCTTTACCGATGACGGTGATGAAGTCGGCTCAAACCAATGCGAAAGCTGTGTAATTTAA
- a CDS encoding putative ABC transporter permease, which yields MTYSLADIIFLFFIYSFVGWLWETVYCSIKDKKFAYRGFLVGPYCPVYGFAVTTVLLATEPFQSNILWLFLSGLLVATAFEYVAGWLLETVFHMKLWDYSQEFGNIQGRIAPRISLFWGFGIVVLVKFIQPGVMGLINHLNDWLALGIVVVMTADLIWTVVDTVKFQQAATAFEKYVRAEQEKLRESVRTEVGDLTQQAEVFSKRLENLRLHINETLREKGIEPFRFNQRRMLRNYKNFRLTTAPFLNEIRKQTAALKEKRNEKNNH from the coding sequence ATGACATATTCATTGGCAGACATTATCTTTTTGTTTTTTATTTATTCGTTTGTAGGCTGGCTTTGGGAGACGGTTTATTGTTCGATTAAGGATAAGAAGTTTGCTTATCGTGGTTTTTTAGTGGGACCGTATTGTCCAGTTTATGGCTTTGCAGTGACAACGGTTTTACTAGCGACAGAGCCGTTTCAGAGCAATATTTTATGGCTGTTCTTGAGTGGTTTGCTTGTAGCAACAGCATTTGAATATGTTGCAGGTTGGTTGCTAGAAACGGTCTTTCATATGAAATTATGGGACTACAGTCAGGAGTTTGGTAATATTCAGGGACGTATTGCACCGCGGATATCACTTTTCTGGGGATTTGGAATTGTTGTTCTCGTTAAATTTATTCAACCAGGAGTGATGGGGCTAATTAATCACCTGAATGATTGGTTAGCATTAGGTATTGTTGTTGTGATGACTGCAGATTTGATTTGGACAGTTGTCGATACGGTGAAATTCCAACAAGCTGCTACTGCTTTTGAAAAATACGTTCGTGCCGAGCAAGAAAAATTACGCGAATCAGTACGAACAGAAGTTGGTGATTTAACACAGCAAGCTGAAGTCTTTAGCAAACGTTTGGAAAATTTACGACTTCACATCAATGAAACCTTGAGAGAAAAAGGAATCGAGCCATTCCGTTTCAATCAACGTCGTATGCTTAGAAACTATAAGAATTTCCGATTAACAACAGCGCCATTCTTAAACGAAATTCGCAAACAAACAGCTGCCTTAAAAGAAAAACGTAATGAGAAAAACAATCATTAA
- a CDS encoding LysR family transcriptional regulator, with translation MASEHISIDNNLLSENDVIAKLLSQDYQLIFTHQEIQTDDIESLYVGTESLRVNSDAIVVPANKTETTFQEMAGFSFVVLRDIGIWQRIIEDNIPNAKFIYQAEVDDFNEIRRYSSLPYFTTNITQLTRERQVHNRRLEMPITDETAQIDFYLAYLKTNKSHFKVDITAIQTAWAHLK, from the coding sequence GTGGCATCCGAGCATATTAGCATTGATAATAATTTGCTTTCGGAAAATGATGTCATTGCTAAATTGCTGTCTCAAGATTATCAGCTCATTTTTACGCACCAAGAAATTCAAACAGATGACATCGAATCGCTTTATGTCGGCACGGAAAGTTTACGTGTTAACAGTGATGCCATAGTTGTCCCAGCTAATAAAACCGAAACGACGTTTCAAGAAATGGCTGGTTTTAGTTTCGTGGTTCTTCGCGACATTGGCATTTGGCAACGAATTATCGAGGACAATATTCCAAATGCGAAATTCATTTACCAAGCTGAAGTTGATGATTTCAATGAAATTAGGCGCTATTCGAGTTTGCCGTATTTCACAACCAATATTACGCAGCTCACGCGCGAAAGGCAAGTACACAATCGCCGTTTAGAAATGCCAATTACCGACGAAACTGCACAGATTGATTTTTACCTTGCCTATCTGAAAACAAACAAATCACACTTCAAAGTGGACATTACCGCCATTCAAACCGCCTGGGCACATTTGAAATGA
- the nrdF gene encoding class 1b ribonucleoside-diphosphate reductase subunit beta — MSQTYYEAINWNEIEDIIDKSTWEKLTEQFWLDTRIPLSNDLDDWRKLSAEEKDLVGKVFGGLTLLDTMQSESGVEAIRADVRTPHEEAVLNNIQFMESVHAKSYSSIFSTLNTKSEIEAIFEWTNSNDYLQKKAKIINDIYENGNALQKKVASTFLETFLFYSGFFTPLYYLGNNKLANVAEIIKLIIRDESVHGTYIGYKFQLGFNELSEEEQDNFREWMYDLLYQLYENEENYTKSLYDGVGWTDEVLTFLRYNANKALMNLGQDPLFPDTANDVNPIVMNGISTGTSNHDFFSQVGNGYLLGSVEAMQDDDYNYGL; from the coding sequence ATGTCACAAACTTATTATGAAGCCATTAATTGGAACGAGATTGAAGACATCATTGATAAATCAACTTGGGAAAAGTTGACGGAGCAATTTTGGCTTGATACGCGTATTCCGTTATCAAATGACCTTGATGATTGGCGTAAATTGTCAGCAGAGGAAAAAGACCTTGTCGGAAAAGTCTTTGGCGGATTAACTTTGCTAGATACCATGCAATCTGAATCTGGCGTCGAAGCGATTCGTGCGGACGTCAGAACCCCCCATGAGGAAGCTGTTCTGAATAACATTCAATTCATGGAGTCAGTTCATGCCAAATCTTATTCATCGATTTTTTCAACACTTAACACAAAATCTGAAATTGAAGCCATTTTTGAATGGACAAATAGCAATGACTACCTGCAAAAAAAGGCAAAAATCATCAATGATATTTATGAAAATGGAAACGCACTACAAAAAAAAGTTGCCTCTACCTTCTTAGAAACTTTCCTATTCTATTCAGGTTTTTTCACACCACTTTATTATCTTGGCAATAATAAATTGGCAAACGTTGCTGAAATTATCAAATTGATTATCCGCGATGAATCTGTTCATGGCACTTACATTGGCTATAAATTCCAACTTGGTTTCAATGAATTATCTGAAGAAGAACAAGACAATTTTCGTGAGTGGATGTATGATTTACTTTATCAACTTTACGAAAATGAGGAAAATTATACCAAATCGCTGTATGACGGTGTTGGTTGGACTGATGAAGTATTGACATTCTTACGCTACAATGCCAATAAAGCTCTGATGAATCTAGGGCAAGATCCTCTTTTCCCAGATACTGCTAATGACGTTAACCCTATTGTTATGAACGGTATTTCAACAGGAACGTCTAATCACGACTTCTTTAGTCAGGTCGGAAATGGTTATCTCCTTGGTTCTGTTGAAGCCATGCAAGATGACGATTACAATTATGGTCTCTAG